Below is a window of Thermoplasmata archaeon DNA.
GGCTTTTCGCTCGGACGAGCCGAGGGCCGCGATCTCGAATATGGGATGGTCTTGGAGCAAGCCGACGAACCGTTGCCCGATGTTCCCCGTCGCACCGAGGACCGCCACGGGGACCTTCGTCACAGCGGCGTACCTCCCTCGAAATAGGCGCGGGCCTCCTCGATCAGCCGGAGGAATTCGGATCCGTCGGTGGCAGTGGTCGCCTTCCGCCAGTCCTCGAGGACGTCGTGGACCCAACGATGGATCGCCGGCGTGTGCGGATTCAACGCCTGGATGTCCCGCAGCAGCGCCGGCGGATCGGCGAGGAGCCCGGCGGCCGCGATGGAGAGGCGGGAGAACGTCGTGCCCGCGGGCCGCTTCAGGCCGGCGAGGTCGAAGGGGCTGTGGGCGACGCACCTCGCGAACGTCAGGAGGCAGAGGTGGCTCAGCCCGAGGAGGAACGCCATGAATTCGTCGTGGTGGTCGAGCGAGACGTCGACGAAGGACGCACCGCTCGGCCGGAAGAGCTCCTTCGCCTCGAGGACCGCGACGGCGTTGCCGCAGTCGCTGAAGGTGATGTTGCCGCTCGAGAGAGGCCAGAGGTTCGGGCCGAACATCGGATGCACGCTCGCGACCTGCAACCCCGCGCGCCCCATCGCCCGGAGCCGTTCCTCGACCGGGGCCTTGAGGCTGGCGATGTCGAACACGAGCGCCATGGGCTTCATCTCGGCGATCGTCCGAAGGACGTCGGCCGAGACGGACATCGGGACGGACACGGCGACGACGTCGGCTTCGCGGACCGCACGCCGCAGGTCCGGTTCGAACGGGAATCCCTCGAGGGGGCCTGCGATGTCGTTGACGACGACCTCAAACCCCCGCGACCGGAAGTAGCGGCACAGCCACCGGCCCATCTGTCCCGCGCCGCCGACCACGAGGATTCTTTGATGGCGCGGCGACGGCGTCCGGACGGCCTGCTGGCGACGGACCGATTCGTCGATCAGGAGGCTTGCGAGGTCTCCCGCGAAAACCGGACGGAGATCGCGGGCCACGCATTCCGTCAGGATGCGGGTGCGCACGAGCTTCTCGGCCTCCTCGTCCCGAACGGGCCTCTCAAGGAGCTTCTTTTCCACTCCGACTTGCGCCGCGAGATGGAGTCGCTTCGCGACGAGTCCGACGATCTCCGTGTCGACATCCGCAATTTCCTCGCGCAACCGGGCGATTTCCGCATCGCTCAGATGAATCCCCCCACGAGCATGAGATCGAGGACGGACATCGCCGCCGCATTCTCGACGACGGGCACCGCGCGCGGCACGATGCAGGGATCGTGGCGGCCCGTGACGACGACCTCCATCCGCTGCATCGTCTCGAGGTCGACGGATTGCTGCGGCTTCGCGATCGATGCGGTCGGCTTCACGACGACCCGGAACGTGACCGGCATGCCGTCCGTGATCCCCCCGAGGATCCCGCCCGCATGGTTCGTGGCGGTGACCACGCGCCCCGACTCGACGACGAACGGATCGTTGTGTTCGCTGCCGCGCATCGCCGCCGCCCGGAATCCGGCGCCGAACTCGATCCCCTTGACCGCGGGAATCGAGAACATCAGATGCGCCAAGGCCGACTCCACGGAATCGAAGAACGGTTCCCCCACCCCCGCCGGGAGGCCCGTGACCACGGCCTCGATGATGCCGCCGACGCTGTCCCGGTCTTTCCGGGCGACCTCAATCTCCGCGATCATGCGATCCGCCGCGTCGAGGTCCGCGCACCGAACCGGCGTGCGCTCTACGTTCGCCTCGATCTCGGCGGGAGTCACGGCCCGGGCGACCACCCCGCCGACCTGGGCCGCATGGGCGTAGAACCGGATCTCCCGCTCCCTCAGGAGTCCGCGGGCGATGGCGCCGGCCACGACGAGCGGGGCGGTCATCCGCCCGGAAAGCTGCCCTCCGCCGCGCAAGTCGCTCTTCCCGCCATACTTTCGCAGGGCGGCGAAGTCTCCGTGCCCCGGCCGCGGCACCCGCGCGTTGTCCGCGTACGACTTCGATTGCACGTCCTCGTTCCGGATGATCGCGACGATCGGTTCGCCGGTCGCCGCACCGCCGCGGACGCCTTCCGTGAACTCCACGCGGTCTTCCTCCTTCCGCTGAGACGTGAGGAGGCTCTGTCCGGGGCGGCGGCGGTCCAACTGGGACTGGACGAACTCCGCGTCCACCGGCGTCCCGGCGCGGAGGCCCTCGATCGTGCACCCGACGAACGGGCCGTGGCTCGTCCCGAAGATCGTCGTCCGGTAGCGCACGCCGATCGTGTTCATCCGACCACCGCGTGCAAGGCGCCGAGGGATCGCAGGTCATCGAGGAACGTCGGGTATGAGACGCGGAAGCACCAGGGATCCGAGATGTCGACCGGGTCCTCCGCCGCGAGGCCCGCGACGGCCGCCGCCATGAGGACACGGTGATCGCCGCGCGCGTCGACGAACGCCCCCCGGAGACGACTCGGGCCTCTCACCAGGCAGCCGTCCTCCGTCGCCTGCGCGGGCGCCCCGAGGGCATGGAGCATCGAGACGACGGCATCGATCCGGTCGCTCTCCTTCCATCGGAGGTGCCTCCCGTTGATGAACCGCGATTCGCCTGCGGCTTGCGTCGCGAGCACCGCGAGGACGGGGAAGAGGTCCGGCGTGTCGCCGACGTCGACGGTCTGTGCGACGAGTTCCCCGCCGCGGGCCCGGACCCGATCCCCGTCGACGTCAACGCGGGCGCCGAAGGAACGCAGGACCTCCACGACGCGGCGATCCCCCTGCGGCCCCTCGAGCTCCAGGCCGGAGACCGTGACGTCGCCTCCGGTCAGCGCGGCGGCGGCGAGCGGGAACGCTGCCGACGAGAAGTCGCCGGGCACGTCGACATCAATCGGCACGTATCTCTGCCCGCCGGCGACGCGGTAGGTCTCGCGGTCCGCGATTGACTCTACGCCGAATCGGCGCATCAGGCAGCGCGTCATCTCGATGTACGGCTCGGATCGGACCGGCGGGAGGACGCGAATCTCCGAGGGGTTCCGGGCGAGCGGACACGCGATGAGGAGGCTTGAGAGGAACTGGGAACTGACGTCGCCGGGAATCGTCGCAGATCCACCGCGGAGGACCCCTCCGACGCGGATGGGTGGGGAACCCCCGCCGCCGAGAGACTCCGCACGTGCGCCGAGCGTTTGGAGCGCCTCGAGCAGCGGTCCGACCGGCCGCTTTCGAAGGCCCGCGTCCCCCGTCAGGGTCGTCGTGCCGTCGAGGAGGGAGGCGACGCCGGCGAGAAGCCGAAGCGTCGTCCCGGAGTTTCTCGCGTCGATCGGCTTCGCGGGGGCCTGGAGGGGCCCGCCGGACACCCGGAAATCGTCATCGCTGGTTGCGATGTCGACGCCGAACGCCGCCATGCCCGACGCCGTCGCGTCCGTGTCCTCAGACCGAAGCGGGTGGCGGATCCGACACGGTCCACCGGACAGCGCGGCCATGACGATCACGCGGTGCGTAACGCTCTTCGATGGCGGGGCGCGGATCGTCCCGGAGACGGTTGAGGGAATCGCGCGGTACCTCACGCCGCGACCTCCCGCGACTCGGTGGTGTTCAGCCCGACGACGCGGATTTCTGAATCCCCGTCGCCCATGGCGCGGCGGACCGCGTCGACATGGGCCGGTTTCACCAGGGCGATGATCGCCGGTCCTGTCCCCGTGACCCCGGCGGCCACCGCGCCGGCGGCTCGCGCCCGGATGGCGGGCCCCTCGTCCACGCCGAGGAGCGGCGCGTACGCCGCGCTGTTCGCCTCCATCGCGCGGAAGTATTCCCCGTCCAAGGCGAGACGAAACGCCTCCTCGACTTGGGGGCGAATCGCCGAGAAGTCCGTCCCTCGGAGGCTCGGCTTGCGGATGGTCCGGCGCGGGATCTGGACGACGGCCACGAGACCCTCTGGGAGGCGGCCGGAGGCAAGAAGCTTCCTGGCGGCGTTATTCGTCACGACGACGCCCCCGAAGAAGGAGGCGCACGCGTCGTCGAACGCGCCCGTGATCGTGACGCCGGCATCCAGGGCGGCATCCACGCCGATCCGGATGACCTG
It encodes the following:
- a CDS encoding prephenate dehydrogenase/arogenate dehydrogenase family protein, producing MREEIADVDTEIVGLVAKRLHLAAQVGVEKKLLERPVRDEEAEKLVRTRILTECVARDLRPVFAGDLASLLIDESVRRQQAVRTPSPRHQRILVVGGAGQMGRWLCRYFRSRGFEVVVNDIAGPLEGFPFEPDLRRAVREADVVAVSVPMSVSADVLRTIAEMKPMALVFDIASLKAPVEERLRAMGRAGLQVASVHPMFGPNLWPLSSGNITFSDCGNAVAVLEAKELFRPSGASFVDVSLDHHDEFMAFLLGLSHLCLLTFARCVAHSPFDLAGLKRPAGTTFSRLSIAAAGLLADPPALLRDIQALNPHTPAIHRWVHDVLEDWRKATTATDGSEFLRLIEEARAYFEGGTPL
- the aroC gene encoding chorismate synthase; the encoded protein is MNTIGVRYRTTIFGTSHGPFVGCTIEGLRAGTPVDAEFVQSQLDRRRPGQSLLTSQRKEEDRVEFTEGVRGGAATGEPIVAIIRNEDVQSKSYADNARVPRPGHGDFAALRKYGGKSDLRGGGQLSGRMTAPLVVAGAIARGLLREREIRFYAHAAQVGGVVARAVTPAEIEANVERTPVRCADLDAADRMIAEIEVARKDRDSVGGIIEAVVTGLPAGVGEPFFDSVESALAHLMFSIPAVKGIEFGAGFRAAAMRGSEHNDPFVVESGRVVTATNHAGGILGGITDGMPVTFRVVVKPTASIAKPQQSVDLETMQRMEVVVTGRHDPCIVPRAVPVVENAAAMSVLDLMLVGGFI
- the aroA gene encoding 3-phosphoshikimate 1-carboxyvinyltransferase gives rise to the protein MRYRAIPSTVSGTIRAPPSKSVTHRVIVMAALSGGPCRIRHPLRSEDTDATASGMAAFGVDIATSDDDFRVSGGPLQAPAKPIDARNSGTTLRLLAGVASLLDGTTTLTGDAGLRKRPVGPLLEALQTLGARAESLGGGGSPPIRVGGVLRGGSATIPGDVSSQFLSSLLIACPLARNPSEIRVLPPVRSEPYIEMTRCLMRRFGVESIADRETYRVAGGQRYVPIDVDVPGDFSSAAFPLAAAALTGGDVTVSGLELEGPQGDRRVVEVLRSFGARVDVDGDRVRARGGELVAQTVDVGDTPDLFPVLAVLATQAAGESRFINGRHLRWKESDRIDAVVSMLHALGAPAQATEDGCLVRGPSRLRGAFVDARGDHRVLMAAAVAGLAAEDPVDISDPWCFRVSYPTFLDDLRSLGALHAVVG
- a CDS encoding shikimate kinase, translated to MKSQATCFGAGTIVNAIATGKGVAFGLALQATATAEARPEGFGVRVHVPASIDPALAQSSATRVLRRSRRRAGLEVSVDSDIPASRGLKSSSAVANAVVLASARALGLELEPCQVIRIGVDAALDAGVTITGAFDDACASFFGGVVVTNNAARKLLASGRLPEGLVAVVQIPRRTIRKPSLRGTDFSAIRPQVEEAFRLALDGEYFRAMEANSAAYAPLLGVDEGPAIRARAAGAVAAGVTGTGPAIIALVKPAHVDAVRRAMGDGDSEIRVVGLNTTESREVAA